The following proteins come from a genomic window of Maniola hyperantus chromosome 8, iAphHyp1.2, whole genome shotgun sequence:
- the BCAS2 gene encoding pre-mRNA-splicing factor SPF27 translates to MAGEVVVDALPYIDQGYDDPGVREAALAMVEEECRRYRPTKNYLENAGPEPSTAFETAAVQREMERVQQRLPMEPLSMKRYELPPPPAGRLGEPTAWAEAVDNSHAQLSHQATRVLNLELQLQYSTEAWRSYLNILQALVISSQNIHTQLRKQIAAVNWERKRSQTASGARLRALRRRWAQLVSDNYRLERAIMQLEIQLEKAKGQAIADDETPDMDIEAVKNLPDKLNSDTEKEVQKKIEDMFAD, encoded by the exons ATGGCTGGAGAGGTAGTGGTGGACGCACTGCCATATATTGACCAAGGATATGATGATCCAGGAGTTAGAGAAGCG gcGTTGGCTATGGTAGAAGAGGAATGCAGAAGATACAGGCCCACAAAGAATTATTTAGAAAATGCGGGACCTGAACCAAGCACAGCCTTCGAGACTGCAGCCGTGCAGCGAGAGATGGAACGAGTACAGCAACGCCTGCCTATGGAACCACTGTCTATGAAAAG gTACGAACTGCCCCCTCCACCAGCTGGACGCCTGGGGGAGCCCACCGCGTGGGCGGAGGCGGTGGACAACTCCCACGCTCAGCTCTCGCACCAAGCCACCAGGGTCTTGAACCTGGAGCTACAGCTGCAGTACAGCACAGAAGCCTGGAGGTCCTACTTGAACATCCTACAGGCGCTGGTCATCTCTTCACAGAATATACACACACAGTTAAG AAAACAGATAGCGGCAGTGAACTGGGAGCGCAAGCGGTCGCAGACTgcgagcggcgcgcggctgcgcgcgCTGCGGCGGCGCTGGGCGCAGCTCGTGTCCGACAACTACCGGCTCGAGCGCGCCATCATGCAACTAGAGATACAGCTCGAAAAG GCCAAAGGACAAGCGATAGCAGACGACGAGACTCCTGACATGGACATCGAGGCAGTCAAGAATCTGCCGGACAAGCTCAACTCTGACACTGAAAAAGAAGTACAGAAGAAAATTGAGGACATGTTTGCTGATTAA
- the LOC117984763 gene encoding ubiquitin thioesterase otubain-like: MADDASSSSACTGNLIDSSINQDELIMKQQREIEKEISESIPLVGDLEPLSSLEKEYNEDPVYLLKIKDLAAKYKSIRRTRPDGNCFFRAFSYAYLEHLLTDKTEFDKFYEIAKNSKEILVALGFPQFTVEDFYETFMEVVQRVGEHAGGSTEELASIREELHDKFNKQGYSDYIVVYLRLITSGQLQTQHDFYQNFIEGPRTVTEFCRQEVEPMYKESDHIHIIALCNALNAGVRVKYMDRGEGSQVTAHEFPEGAVPLVHLLYRPGHYDILYA; this comes from the exons atggcgGACGATGCATCAAGCAGCAGCGCTTGTACCGGCAATTTAATTGATAGTTCAATAAATCAAGATGAGTTAATTATGAAACAACAACGCGAAATAGAGAAAGAG aTATCGGAATCGATCCCTCTCGTCGGTGATCTGGAACCGCTATCGTCATTAGAAAAGGAATACAACGAGGACCCGGTGTATCTGCTAAAAATCAAAGATCTGGCCGCCAAATACAAATCCATAAGAAGAACACGACCGGACGGGAATTGTTTTTTCCGTGCCTTCTCTTACGCGTATTTGGAGCATCTTCTCACGGACAAGACAGAGTTTGATAAGTTTTATGAAATAGCAAAGAACTCGAAGGAAATCCTCGTTGCGCTAGGTTTCCCGCAGTTTACCGTTGAAGACTTTTATGAGACG TTTATGGAGGTAGTGCAGAGAGTGGGCGAGCACGCGGGGGGCTCGACCGAGGAGCTAGCTTCCATCAGAGAAGAACTGCACGATAAGTTCAACAAGCAGGGCTACTCCGACTACATCGTGGTGTACTTGCGCCTCATCACGTCGGGCCAGCTGCAGACGCAGCATGACTTCTACCAGAACTTCATTGAAGGCCCACGGACAGTTACCGAGTTTTGTAGACAG GAGGTGGAGCCAATGTACAAGGAGTCTGACCACATCCACATCATCGCTCTGTGCAATGCGCTCAACGCAGGCGTCAGGGTCAAGTACATGGATCGCGGCGAGGGTAGTCAG GTGACGGCGCACGAGTTCCCCGAGGGCGCCGTGCCGCTGGTGCACCTGCTGTACCGGCCCGGCCACTACGACATCCTCTACGCGTGA
- the LOC117984761 gene encoding putative E3 ubiquitin-protein ligase UBR7 → MATEPKDASEDTEMADCDDEKVVTMMDVLQEQEDFEEDVNAVLGASDEKDCTYSKGYIKRQALYACMTCCADAKNDPTKRAGVCLACSLTCHENHDLVELYTKRTFKCDCGNPKFNSHPCQFTPDKTDLNEENNYNQNFSGLYCVCQRPYPDPESQTEVEMIQCIICEDWLHASHLEATVPDNDQYSEMICKGCMEKNEFLHDYGKLAVNSDVDIITNGIDNDKMCNGDAKLETLAEDETVKATDVEMEEKPSDNITANPEESSEKTNGEDESKTEENLSDTKETSNERKDEENSVDTPAETEKATTETVNQEQQNENKEPATDTKQTESTAEMDSTESVVKSAEQLEEERLLADPDDYSKKLKADNKKDENSETIASETGDKPIETDENGAAKVDNEPTSGDKANESKNNEGSADTDKNSTEETASAEDKNVTAEVDMKDNKEDNTSKVEQQNETEEPKVVTQNGDTEVKISEKRKLSTEDDTGSDIKKVKLEETNECVRPKGVQKVHKGATFWPSTFRQKLCTCRECIMMYKDLSVLFLIDPEDTVAAYENLGKQKINGKPASQYEKGLQALSSLDRIQQINALTEYNKMRDKLLDFLKSFKDRREVVKEEDIKAFFAGMKPKREPDGVYFCR, encoded by the exons ATGGCTACGGAGCCAAAAGACGCCAGTGAAGATACCGAAATGGCCGATTGCGACGACGAAAAAGTTGTAACAATGATGGACGTGTTGCAAGAACAGGAAGATTTCGAAGAAGATGTTAACGCTGTGTTGGGGGCCTCCGATGAAAAGGATTGCACCTATTCTAAG GGTTACATAAAAAGACAAGCACTTTATGCTTGCATGACTTGCTGTGCTGATGCCAAGAACGATCCAACCAAAAGGGCAGGCGTGTGCCTCGCGTGCAGCCTAACCTGTCATGAGAACCACGACCTCGTAGAATTATACACTAAACGCACCTTCAAATGTGACTGTGGCAACCCTAAGTTCAACTCCCACCCTTGCCAGTTCACCCCTGATAAGACAGATTTGAATGAAGAAAATAACTACAATCAGAACTTCAGTGGTTTGTATTGTGTCTGTCAGAGGCCCTACCCGGACCCTGAGTCTCAGACTGAAGTTGAAATGATACAATGTATAATCTGTGAAGATTGGCTTCATGCTTCCCACTTGGAAGCGACTGTTCCTGACAATGATCAGTATTCTGAAATGATTTGCAAAGGCTGTATGGAGAAAAATGAGTTTTTACATGACTACGGCAAATTAGCTGTTAACAGTGATGTAGACATCATCACTAATggaattgataatgataaaatgTGTAATGGAGATGCTAAACTAGAGACATTGGCCGAAGATGAAACTGTCAAGGCTACAGATGTTGAGATGGAAGAAAAGCCTTCTGATAACATTACAGCTAATCCAGAAGAAAGTTCTGAAAAGACAAATGGAGAAGACGAGAGCAAAACTGAAGAAAACTTGTCTGACACTAAAGAAACTTCTAATGAGAGAAAAGATGAAGAAAACTCTGTTGACACTCCTGCAGAGACTGAGAAAGCAACTACAGAAACTGTTAATCAAGAGCAACAGAATGAAAACAAAGAACCTGCAACTGATACTAAACAAACTGAAAGTACTGCAGAAATGGATAGCACTGAAAGTGTTGTAAAGAGTGCAGAGCAACTGGAGGAAGAGAGGTTGTTAGCAGATCCAGATGACTACAGTAAGAAGTTAAAAGCTGATAATAAAAAGGATGAAAATAGTGAAACGATAGCTTCTGAGACAGGAGATAAACCAATAGAAACAGATGAAAATGGAGCAGCTAAAGTAGACAATGAGCCTACTAGTGGTGACAAGGCGAATGAATCTAAAAATAATGAAGGTTCAGCTGATACTGACAAAAATTCGACTGAAGAAACTGCTTCTGCTGAAGACAAAAATGTAACTGCAGAAGTTGATATGAAAGATAATAAAGAAGACAACACATCTAAAGTGGAGCAACAAAATGAAACTGAAGAGCCCAAAGTTGTTACTCAAAATGGAGATACAGAAGTAAAAATTAGTGAAAAAAGAAAACTGTCAACAGAAGATGACACCGGTTCAGacattaaaaaggtaaaattagaAGAAACTAATGAATGTGTGAGACCGAAAGGAGTTCAAAAAGTACATAAAGGTGCTACGTTCTGGCCTTCTACCTTCAGACAGAAACTTTGTACTTGTAGAGAATGCATTATGATGTATAAAGATCTATCAGTTTTGTTCCTTATTGATCCTGAAGACACAGTAGCAGCGTATGAGAATTTAGGAAAACAAAAAATCAATGGGAAGCCTGCATCCCAATATGAAAAAGGATTACAAGCATTGTCTTCCTTGGACAGGATTCAACAAATAAATGCTTTGACGGAGTACAACAAAATGAGGGACAAACTGTTAGACTTCCTCAAAAGCTTCAAGGACAGGCGAGAAGTGGTGAAGGAAGAGGACATTAAGGCTTTCTTTGCGGGAATGAAACCCAAACGAGAACCTGACGGTGTCTACTTCTGCAGATGA
- the Rsph9 gene encoding radial spoke head protein 9 homolog, with the protein MNIHKLWEYKEYVNVNGMMLTSELISLLQNSLTLLQVENHFLHVQYWGQLHALDADYHIAVGINKDALDRKYYYTTDFKFWGLLPKAKKKYKHLSLLVTYPFRGDPSLMIKVLDEALEENNPDRCQIMKEENRIAATVSNICEEAEVCARGQILKQPDGSVIVNPNYYGLTGSEAKHLKSYLHIRIPQHRWNTNLLTRTDYNYSMDFLDSIDQDIPSGCWNLSLEQNGSVAYLKSLYWPGMMYFHKVRTSDAGFLYVGNGRKNLDVPFLI; encoded by the coding sequence ATGAACATCCACAAGCTGTGGGAGTACAAGGAGTACGTGAACGTGAACGGGATGATGTTGACTAGCGAGCTGATATCCCTCCTGCAGAACTCACTCACCTTGCTGCAGGTCGAGAACCACTTCCTGCATGTGCAGTACTGGGGGCAGCTGCATGCACTCGATGCAGACTACCACATTGCCGTCGGCATCAACAAGGACGCCCTGGACAGGAAGTACTACTACACCACCGATTTTAAGTTCTGGGGCTTGTTACCCAAAGCCAAAAAGAAGTACAAGCATCTCTCTCTATTAGTGACGTACCCGTTTCGCGGCGACCCTTCCTTAATGATTAAAGTCTTAGACGAAGCTCTAGAAGAAAACAATCCTGATAGATGCCAGATTATGAAGGAGGAGAACCGTATCGCTGCGACGGTTAGCAACATCTGTGAGGAAGCTGAAGTGTGTGCGAGAGGACAAATCTTGAAGCAGCCAGACGGAAGTGTCATCGTCAACCCGAATTACTATGGGCTAACAGGTTCAGAAGCAAAACATCTGAAGTCGTACCTCCATATACGCATACCGCAACACCGTTGGAATACTAATCTTTTAACTCGAACAGATTACAACTACAGCATGGATTTCTTGGACTCCATCGATCAAGATATACCAAGCGGTTGCTGGAATCTATCCCTCGAGCAAAATGGCAGTGTCgcttatttaaaaagtttatattGGCCAGGCATGATGTATTTCCATAAAGTCAGGACGTCGGATGCTGGATTTTTGTACGTCGGCAATGGACGGAAAAATTTGGATGTACCTTTTCTAATATAA